In Daphnia magna isolate NIES linkage group LG7, ASM2063170v1.1, whole genome shotgun sequence, a single genomic region encodes these proteins:
- the LOC123474052 gene encoding uncharacterized protein LOC123474052: MRDYDVMLLFAFAILMATSAGTDRFVLIWTLDYTTPTPYYTTSYAAPSYSTKALEYYTTYASTNTIPHIHLCRVFQLLNTRPERPNTTRPYTPLQHTTLKPLNTMLLKGGKYNFLFETVAIEIMQGNLGRQNQNHVLSSLRFT; the protein is encoded by the exons ATGC GGGACTACGATGTCATGCTGCTGTTTGCTTTTGCTATTTTGATGGCTACATCGGCGGGTACCGATAGGTTTGTCCTCATCTGGACACTAGACTACACAACTCCTACGCCCTACTACACCACCTCGTATGCTGCTCCCTCTTACAGCACCAAGGCTCTCGAATATTATACCACATATGCTTCTACTAATACTATACCACATATACACTTATGCCGAGTCTTCCAACTACTTAATACACGACCAGAACGCCCAAATACTACACGACCATATACTCCGCTCCAACATACTACACTCAAGCCATTAAATACTATGCTGCTCAAAG GGGGAAAATATAACTTTTTGTTCGAAACTGTGGCTATTGAAATAATGCAGGGAAACTTAGGAAGACAAAACCAAAATCATGTCTTGAGTTCTTTGAG ATTCACTTGA
- the LOC123474312 gene encoding pupal cuticle protein Edg-78E-like produces the protein MQGVTYDSYGKESYGEVLGNTNKGSSYWVSPEGQKFTLTWTADEAGFQPKGDHLPVAPVHEYELPVAPVHEYELPVAPALPYSRTGPGY, from the coding sequence atgcaaggagtcacctacgactcttacggcaaagaatcgtacggtgaagtcctaggcaacaccaacaaaggatcatcttactgggtttcccctgaaggccagaaattcactttgacctggaCTGCTGACGaagctggattccagcccaaaggtgatcacttgcccgtcgctcccgtccatGAATACGAGCTCCCAGTTGCTCCAGTCCACGAGTACGAACTCCCAGTCGCCCCTGCCCTCCCTTATTCGCGCACTGGACCCGGTTACTAA
- the LOC123474313 gene encoding endocuticle structural glycoprotein SgAbd-4-like, producing the protein MKLFVIATFLAVAAAASSSYKPEYKAPSYTTPSYPAPKYPTPSYPAPAYPTPSYNKDNKYADITITSQSDERNLDGSSQWSYAQSDYTTREESQVQKKMQGVTYDSYGKESYGEVLGNTNKGSSYWVSPEGQKFTLTWAADEAGFQPKGDHLPVAPVHEYELPVAPVHEYELPVAPALPYTRTGLGY; encoded by the exons ATGAAACTa TTTGTCATCGCCactttcttggctgttgctgccgctgcGTCTTCgagctacaagccggaatacaaagccCCCAGCTATACTACCCCAAGCTACCCtgcaccaaagtaccctactccTAGCTACCCTGCACCAGCTTACCCTACTCCCagctacaacaaggataacaaatacgctgatatcaccatcaccagccaatctgacgaacgcaacctcgatggcagcagccaatggag CTatgcccagtctgactacactACCCGTGAAGAGTCTCAAGTTCAGAAGAAAATGCAAGGAGTCACCTACGACTCTTACGGcaaagaatcgtacggtgaagtcctaggcaacaccaacaagggatcctcttactgggtttcccctgaaggccagaaattcactttgacctgggccgctgatgaagctggattccagcctaaaggtgatcacttgcccgtcgcacccgtccacgaatacgaaCTCCCAGTTGCTCCTGTCCACGAATACGAACTTCCAGTTGCCCCTGCTCTCCCTTATACGCGCACTGGACTCGGTTATTAA